Proteins found in one Longimicrobium sp. genomic segment:
- a CDS encoding amino acid adenylation domain-containing protein — protein sequence MTDLHDRVTGLSPAKRALLEKLRAAPAPIPRIADGAAPLTAEQRRLWYLLQLAPGYPVYTIPLGFRLHGPLDVDALAGALRDLVARHEVLRTTFRESAGIPVQVVGDGAGFAPEVVDLREDEWAEPEANYQTDAFARRTFDVGRGETFRALLLREGDEEARLLLAVHHLAGDGWSMAVLLRDLSALYAARLAGVPARLPELPVRYRDWAAWQQRPDRPPPAADEAYWKEQLAGAPHVLELPPDRPRPPVQGWDGAKHSFDLSPRLSDAVRALARREGSTPFAVLAAAFALLLGRHAGQDDLLLGTLLANRPRPELEHLAGFFANTLPLRLRLDGDPTAGELVRRAHAAALGAQEHASLPFDRIVELSGARRDFSRPPLVQAVLTVPDSPAGALSLPGVAAEPLTLDPSTAIFELTLHAEDRGGRFACLFQYATQLFEHPTIERMARHLEAALAGLAADPDRHISRISLATDDEVRAVVAALGSTRTAGDGLCVHQMFEWQVRATPDATALAWGGEEVSYAELNRRANRIAHALRRRGVGPETRVGVCLERTPMLVAALLGVMKAGGAYVPLDPAHPAARHEAVLRASGATLVVTSPTARVALPATPDVAFLDAAELEREGGRDDDPPLSTTPGNLAYVIFTSGSTGGPKGVEIEHRSAAAVLAYMRELLDDGERAGVLGSTSVTFDVSVAEVFGTLAWGGTLVLVENALAAPPPGRLVRSAAMTPTAAAELLREDRFPPDVETVLLGGEPVPLPLVRELHTMPAVRRVLNLWGPTEDTTYSSCAELEPGAERVTVGRPVTGGRVYVLDRALSHAGVGAPGEVWTAGAGVARGYANRPALTAERFVPDPHGLPGTRMYRTLDRGRWREDGTLEYLGRADAQVKVRGYRIELEEVEQALAAHPTVAEAAAAAQGEVGGERRLAAFLVARGGERPAAAELRAFLRERLPEYMVPGAFAWLDALPRTSSGKLDRRALPEHEGEDAAPAAPYVAPRDALEERLAEIWREVLGVERVGVHDDFFDLGGQSILATRLAARVREELGFELPVAELLTGPTIERMARVVAGRKGAARLPLVPLQTFGERPPLFVVHPAGGHVVCYRDLAFLLAPEQPVFALQPRGIEDGGQAPISAIEEMAAFYVAAVRGMRPEGPYRVAGWSFGGVVAWEMAQQLAAAGHEVDLLALFDTAPHTPEGMMINAGDPAEIVWLTVAGLAGHAAAARVDVDELRGLEGREQALAMLRKMDLPRLLPESRVDDVLALTAIRAANLQAQAAYRPRPYPGRLTYFRTAGSDDARGGSPGLEFWGALAEGGVTAHRVAGSHGTILQEPYVRELARAILAEGAPGG from the coding sequence ATGACCGACTTGCACGACCGCGTCACCGGCCTCTCGCCCGCCAAGCGCGCGCTGCTCGAGAAGCTGCGCGCCGCGCCCGCGCCGATCCCGCGCATCGCCGACGGCGCCGCGCCGCTCACGGCCGAGCAGCGGCGGCTCTGGTACCTCCTGCAGCTCGCCCCTGGCTACCCGGTCTACACCATCCCGCTGGGGTTCCGGCTGCACGGGCCCCTGGACGTGGACGCGCTCGCCGGCGCGCTCCGCGACCTGGTGGCCCGGCACGAGGTGCTGCGCACCACCTTCCGCGAGAGCGCCGGCATCCCCGTGCAGGTGGTGGGCGACGGCGCCGGCTTCGCGCCCGAGGTGGTGGACCTCCGGGAAGACGAGTGGGCCGAGCCCGAGGCCAACTACCAGACCGACGCCTTCGCCCGGCGCACCTTCGACGTGGGCCGCGGCGAGACCTTCCGCGCCCTCCTGCTGCGCGAGGGCGACGAGGAGGCCCGCCTGCTGCTGGCCGTGCACCACCTGGCGGGCGACGGCTGGTCGATGGCGGTGCTGCTGCGCGACCTGAGCGCGCTGTACGCGGCGCGCCTCGCGGGCGTCCCCGCGCGCCTCCCCGAGCTGCCGGTCCGCTACCGCGACTGGGCGGCGTGGCAGCAGCGCCCCGACCGCCCCCCGCCCGCGGCCGACGAGGCGTACTGGAAGGAGCAGCTGGCCGGGGCCCCGCACGTGCTGGAGCTCCCCCCCGACCGGCCGCGCCCGCCGGTGCAGGGGTGGGACGGCGCCAAGCATTCGTTCGACCTCTCCCCGCGGCTCTCCGACGCGGTGCGCGCGCTGGCCCGGCGCGAGGGCTCCACCCCGTTCGCGGTGCTCGCGGCGGCGTTCGCGCTGCTGCTAGGGCGCCACGCGGGGCAGGACGACCTGCTGCTGGGCACCCTGCTGGCCAACCGGCCGCGCCCCGAGCTGGAGCACCTGGCCGGCTTCTTCGCCAACACGCTGCCGCTGCGCCTGCGCCTGGACGGCGACCCCACCGCGGGCGAGCTGGTCCGCCGCGCGCACGCCGCGGCGCTCGGCGCGCAGGAGCACGCGTCGCTCCCCTTCGACCGCATCGTGGAGCTCTCCGGCGCGCGGCGCGACTTCAGCCGCCCGCCGCTGGTGCAGGCCGTGCTCACGGTCCCCGACTCGCCCGCCGGCGCCCTGTCGCTCCCCGGCGTGGCCGCCGAGCCGCTGACGCTGGACCCGAGCACCGCCATCTTCGAGCTGACCCTCCACGCCGAGGACCGCGGCGGCCGCTTCGCCTGCCTCTTCCAGTACGCGACGCAGCTCTTCGAGCACCCCACCATCGAGCGGATGGCGCGCCACCTGGAGGCCGCCCTCGCCGGCCTCGCGGCGGACCCGGACCGGCACATCTCGCGGATCTCCCTGGCCACGGACGACGAGGTGCGCGCGGTGGTGGCCGCGCTCGGCAGCACCCGCACCGCGGGCGACGGCCTCTGCGTGCACCAGATGTTCGAGTGGCAGGTGCGGGCGACGCCGGACGCCACCGCGCTGGCCTGGGGAGGCGAGGAGGTGAGCTACGCGGAGCTGAACCGGCGCGCCAACCGCATCGCCCACGCGCTGCGGCGGCGGGGCGTCGGTCCCGAGACGCGCGTCGGCGTCTGCCTGGAGCGCACGCCGATGCTCGTTGCCGCGCTGCTGGGGGTGATGAAGGCCGGCGGCGCCTACGTCCCACTCGACCCCGCGCACCCGGCCGCCCGCCACGAAGCGGTGCTCCGTGCCTCCGGCGCGACGCTGGTGGTCACCAGTCCCACGGCGCGCGTCGCTCTCCCCGCGACTCCCGACGTCGCCTTCCTCGACGCGGCGGAGCTGGAGAGGGAGGGAGGGCGAGACGACGATCCGCCCCTGAGCACCACGCCGGGGAACCTGGCGTACGTGATCTTCACCTCCGGCTCCACCGGCGGGCCGAAGGGGGTGGAGATCGAGCACCGCTCCGCCGCGGCGGTGCTGGCGTACATGCGGGAGCTGCTGGACGACGGCGAGCGCGCGGGCGTGCTCGGCTCCACCTCGGTGACCTTCGACGTCTCGGTGGCGGAGGTCTTCGGCACGCTGGCCTGGGGCGGCACGCTGGTGCTGGTGGAGAACGCGCTCGCCGCGCCGCCCCCCGGCCGCCTGGTGCGCTCGGCCGCGATGACCCCCACCGCCGCGGCGGAGCTGCTGCGCGAGGACCGCTTCCCGCCCGACGTGGAGACCGTGCTGCTGGGCGGCGAGCCGGTGCCGCTCCCGCTGGTGAGGGAGCTGCACACGATGCCCGCCGTGCGCCGCGTGCTGAACCTGTGGGGGCCCACCGAAGACACCACCTACTCCTCCTGCGCCGAGCTGGAGCCCGGCGCCGAGCGCGTCACCGTGGGCCGCCCGGTCACCGGCGGGCGTGTCTACGTGCTGGACCGGGCGCTCTCCCACGCCGGGGTGGGCGCTCCCGGCGAGGTGTGGACGGCCGGCGCCGGCGTGGCCCGCGGCTACGCGAACCGCCCCGCGCTCACCGCCGAGCGCTTCGTACCCGACCCGCACGGGCTCCCCGGCACGCGGATGTACCGCACCCTGGACCGCGGCCGCTGGCGCGAGGACGGCACCCTGGAGTACCTGGGCCGCGCCGACGCCCAGGTGAAGGTGCGCGGCTACCGCATCGAGCTCGAGGAGGTGGAGCAGGCGCTGGCCGCGCACCCCACCGTCGCCGAGGCCGCGGCCGCCGCGCAGGGCGAGGTGGGCGGCGAGCGGCGCCTGGCGGCCTTCCTGGTGGCGCGCGGGGGGGAGCGCCCGGCCGCGGCCGAGCTGCGCGCCTTCCTGCGCGAGCGGCTCCCCGAGTACATGGTCCCCGGCGCCTTCGCCTGGCTGGACGCGCTGCCGCGCACCTCCAGCGGCAAGCTGGACCGCCGCGCCCTCCCCGAGCATGAGGGCGAAGACGCGGCGCCTGCCGCGCCGTACGTGGCGCCCCGCGACGCGCTGGAGGAGCGGCTGGCGGAGATCTGGCGCGAGGTGCTGGGCGTGGAGCGGGTGGGCGTGCACGACGACTTCTTCGACCTGGGCGGGCAGTCGATCCTGGCCACCCGCCTGGCGGCGCGCGTGCGCGAGGAGCTGGGCTTCGAGCTCCCCGTGGCCGAGCTGCTCACCGGGCCCACCATCGAGCGGATGGCGCGGGTGGTCGCGGGGAGGAAGGGCGCCGCGCGCCTGCCGCTGGTGCCGCTGCAGACCTTCGGCGAGCGGCCGCCGCTCTTCGTGGTGCACCCCGCCGGCGGCCACGTGGTGTGCTACCGCGACCTGGCCTTCCTCCTGGCGCCGGAGCAGCCCGTCTTCGCCCTGCAGCCGCGCGGCATCGAGGACGGCGGCCAGGCGCCGATCTCCGCGATCGAGGAGATGGCCGCCTTCTACGTCGCGGCGGTGCGGGGGATGCGGCCGGAGGGGCCGTACCGGGTGGCGGGGTGGTCGTTCGGCGGGGTCGTGGCGTGGGAGATGGCGCAGCAGCTGGCCGCCGCCGGGCACGAGGTGGACCTGCTGGCGCTCTTCGACACCGCCCCGCACACCCCCGAGGGGATGATGATCAACGCGGGCGACCCGGCCGAGATCGTGTGGCTGACGGTGGCCGGGCTGGCCGGGCACGCGGCGGCGGCGCGGGTGGACGTGGACGAGCTGCGGGGGCTGGAGGGGCGCGAGCAGGCGCTGGCGATGCTGCGCAAGATGGACCTGCCGCGGCTGCTCCCCGAGAGCCGCGTGGACGACGTGCTGGCGCTCACCGCCATCCGCGCCGCCAACCTGCAGGCGCAGGCCGCCTACCGGCCGAGGCCCTACCCGGGGCGCCTGACCTACTTCCGCACCGCCGGCTCCGACGACGCGCGGGGAGGGTCGCCGGGGCTGGAGTTCTGGGGCGCGCTGGCCGAGGGGGGCGTTACCGCGCACCGGGTGGCGGGGAGCCACGGCACCATCCTGCAGGAGCCCTACGTGCGCGAGCTCGCCCGCGCGATCCTGGCCGAAGGGGCGCCGGGCGGGTGA
- a CDS encoding alpha/beta fold hydrolase codes for MPTARRTRPFPLLAALALCAACATRPAVEMPAGGGGTIVYDTVRSAALRGNLLGDSPDRPLAVYLPPGYAASGRRYPVVYLLHGFDGSPRQWTERFGVGALLDSLLAAGGAQPMIVVMPDAKNAYGGSFFANSPVAGRWADFTAGDLVRHVDRRFRTVRGPRGRAVAGWSMGGYGALHLAAAHPEVFGAVYALSPCCLGPEQVDEVWRGNPAWKTTLALAGPPETEAELFWTRLQLALAAVLSPAPDRPPLYVALPFAARGDSLVPVDPVLARWTAESPRSFVARHAGGLRRLRGIAFDAGESDGFRHIPVHVRQLDAALDSAGIEHAFELYPGTHGSHVRERLRTRVFPFLSARLAGDGPISRRITDPNPRTSPR; via the coding sequence ATGCCGACCGCCCGCCGAACACGCCCCTTCCCTCTCCTCGCCGCGCTCGCGCTCTGCGCCGCGTGCGCGACGAGGCCGGCGGTCGAGATGCCGGCGGGCGGCGGCGGGACGATCGTCTACGACACGGTGCGCTCGGCGGCGCTCCGGGGGAACCTGCTGGGGGACTCGCCGGACCGGCCGCTCGCGGTCTACCTGCCGCCGGGGTACGCGGCGTCGGGGCGGCGCTACCCGGTGGTCTACCTGCTGCACGGCTTCGACGGCTCGCCGCGGCAGTGGACGGAGCGCTTCGGCGTCGGCGCCCTGCTGGACTCGCTTCTGGCGGCGGGCGGGGCACAGCCGATGATCGTGGTGATGCCCGACGCCAAGAACGCGTACGGCGGATCGTTCTTCGCCAACTCGCCGGTGGCCGGGCGGTGGGCGGACTTCACGGCGGGCGACCTGGTGCGGCACGTCGACCGGCGCTTCAGGACGGTGCGCGGGCCCCGGGGGCGCGCGGTGGCCGGGTGGTCGATGGGGGGATACGGCGCGCTGCACCTGGCGGCGGCGCACCCGGAGGTCTTCGGCGCGGTGTACGCGCTGAGCCCGTGCTGCCTGGGCCCGGAGCAGGTGGACGAGGTGTGGCGCGGCAACCCGGCCTGGAAGACGACGCTCGCGCTCGCCGGTCCGCCGGAGACGGAGGCCGAGCTCTTCTGGACGCGCCTGCAGCTCGCGCTCGCCGCGGTGCTCTCCCCCGCGCCGGACCGGCCGCCGCTGTACGTGGCGCTCCCCTTCGCCGCGCGCGGCGACTCGCTCGTCCCCGTCGACCCGGTGCTGGCGCGGTGGACGGCGGAGAGCCCGCGCTCGTTCGTGGCGCGGCACGCAGGCGGGCTCCGGCGGCTGCGGGGGATCGCCTTCGACGCGGGCGAGTCGGACGGCTTCCGGCACATCCCCGTCCACGTGCGGCAGCTGGACGCCGCGCTCGACTCGGCCGGCATCGAGCACGCGTTCGAGCTGTACCCGGGGACGCACGGCAGCCACGTCCGCGAGCGGCTGCGCACGCGCGTCTTCCCGTTCCTCTCCGCGCGCCTGGCGGGAGACGGTCCGATTTCCCGGCGCATCACCGATCCGAACCCTCGCACCTCGCCGCGATGA
- a CDS encoding DUF6010 family protein yields the protein MTIETRAAAPGVPDAADVHEHGGGWKPALVGVALSLLFVPLLMELRDVTMDFLAMILAASGGIYWGVAAGEGGRRVKAMEALAGLAFVFMAMLGLSWTSLWTVAGFALHGAWDLLHHPRRIRTGLRRWFPPFCATFDFLVAIYILLLR from the coding sequence ATGACCATCGAGACCCGCGCAGCCGCACCCGGCGTTCCGGACGCCGCCGACGTGCACGAGCACGGCGGCGGCTGGAAGCCCGCGCTCGTCGGCGTGGCCCTGTCGCTGCTCTTCGTCCCGCTGCTGATGGAGCTGCGCGACGTCACCATGGACTTCCTGGCGATGATCCTGGCGGCGAGCGGCGGCATCTACTGGGGCGTGGCGGCCGGCGAGGGCGGCCGGCGGGTGAAGGCGATGGAGGCGCTGGCGGGGCTCGCCTTCGTCTTCATGGCCATGCTGGGGCTGTCGTGGACCTCGCTCTGGACCGTGGCCGGGTTCGCGCTGCACGGCGCGTGGGACCTGCTGCACCACCCCCGGCGCATCCGCACGGGGCTGCGCCGCTGGTTCCCCCCCTTCTGCGCCACCTTCGACTTCCTGGTCGCGATCTACATCCTGCTGCTGAGGTGA
- a CDS encoding DUF4433 domain-containing protein, translating into MSSSSGSRPDRFLYRIVHVENLPTLLQRGGLHAPNSTPADGLAYRTIHNTDVQASRRVRTIPCGPRGTIHDYVPFYFGPLSVMLLNLHTGRVAGYNEGQSPILYLVSSVARVNAAGRPWVFSDGHGLAALTNWYDNPDRFAEVDWEIVGERYWADTPEDNDRQRRKQAEFLVWQHLPWSAIGGIAVLNDAMKARVESITAAYPVAADTRVRVRRAWYY; encoded by the coding sequence ATGAGTAGCTCCAGCGGCTCCCGCCCCGACAGGTTCCTGTATCGGATCGTACACGTCGAGAATTTGCCCACTCTGCTGCAGCGTGGCGGACTGCACGCACCGAACTCCACACCGGCCGACGGGCTGGCGTACCGTACCATTCACAACACGGACGTGCAGGCGAGTCGCCGCGTCCGTACCATCCCGTGCGGACCGCGAGGCACGATCCACGACTACGTACCTTTCTATTTCGGGCCGCTGTCGGTGATGCTGCTGAATCTGCACACCGGCAGGGTGGCGGGGTACAACGAGGGCCAAAGCCCGATCCTATACCTGGTCAGCTCGGTTGCGCGGGTGAATGCTGCGGGTCGGCCGTGGGTTTTCTCGGATGGACATGGCCTGGCGGCGCTGACCAACTGGTACGACAATCCGGACCGCTTCGCTGAGGTCGATTGGGAGATCGTGGGCGAACGGTACTGGGCGGATACGCCTGAAGACAACGACCGGCAACGTCGTAAACAAGCGGAGTTCCTGGTATGGCAGCACCTCCCCTGGTCAGCGATCGGGGGGATCGCGGTTCTCAACGACGCTATGAAGGCAAGAGTCGAATCCATCACCGCCGCCTACCCGGTGGCGGCTGACACCAGGGTCCGGGTCCGGCGAGCCTGGTATTATTGA
- a CDS encoding macro domain-containing protein yields the protein MTEEWGDVIRIARGNLLEAPVEALVNTVNCVGYMGKGIALQFKQAFPANFKSYEAACKTGAMTPGRMLVHDHGMLIQPRYIINFPTKRHWRGKSRMEDVEAGLSALVEEVRQRGIRSIAIPPLGCGLGALEWDEVRPRIEAAFASLPEVEVHLYAPAGAPSATKMPVRTERPRMTAARALFIMLMEKYAALDYRRTLLEVQKLAYFLQAAGEPLRLRYEAGIYGPYAHNLNKVLERLEGHYIRGYGDSQRPDAEIELLPGAVEAAEAFLARDSESRQRLARVARLIEGFETPYGMELLATVHWAGVHGGRDGSPSARNTDEAVTIVHAWNPRKQQIFKPQHVYKAWERLTELGWLGERGQDPAPDGTRLL from the coding sequence TTGACCGAGGAGTGGGGCGACGTGATTCGTATCGCACGCGGAAATCTGCTCGAGGCGCCAGTCGAGGCCCTGGTCAACACTGTAAATTGTGTTGGCTACATGGGTAAGGGCATCGCGCTGCAATTCAAGCAGGCATTTCCGGCGAACTTCAAATCCTATGAAGCGGCATGCAAGACCGGCGCAATGACGCCCGGACGAATGCTGGTGCATGATCATGGGATGCTCATCCAGCCCCGTTACATCATCAACTTTCCGACCAAGCGTCACTGGCGTGGAAAGTCGCGGATGGAGGACGTCGAGGCGGGACTGTCGGCCCTGGTGGAGGAAGTCCGGCAGCGGGGGATCCGCAGCATCGCAATCCCTCCGCTCGGATGTGGACTCGGCGCGCTCGAATGGGACGAGGTCCGACCGCGTATCGAGGCCGCGTTCGCCTCGCTCCCCGAGGTTGAAGTGCATCTTTACGCACCCGCTGGGGCTCCGTCCGCCACGAAGATGCCCGTGCGCACCGAGCGTCCCCGGATGACCGCAGCCCGTGCCCTGTTCATCATGTTGATGGAGAAATACGCCGCTCTGGACTACCGCCGCACGCTGCTGGAAGTACAGAAGCTCGCGTATTTCCTCCAGGCCGCCGGTGAACCGCTGCGGTTGCGCTACGAGGCCGGAATCTACGGCCCGTACGCGCACAACCTGAACAAGGTCCTCGAACGCCTGGAAGGTCACTACATCCGCGGCTATGGCGACAGCCAGCGCCCGGATGCCGAAATCGAGCTTCTCCCCGGCGCGGTCGAGGCTGCCGAGGCGTTTCTCGCTCGGGACTCCGAATCCCGACAGCGGCTTGCACGAGTTGCAAGGTTGATCGAAGGCTTCGAGACGCCTTATGGGATGGAGCTTCTCGCGACAGTGCACTGGGCTGGGGTTCACGGCGGCCGGGATGGATCCCCGTCTGCGCGGAACACCGACGAAGCAGTGACGATTGTGCATGCGTGGAATCCCAGGAAGCAGCAGATTTTCAAGCCCCAGCACGTTTACAAGGCGTGGGAACGCCTTACGGAATTGGGCTGGTTGGGAGAGCGCGGACAGGATCCCGCGCCCGACGGCACGCGATTGCTGTAG
- a CDS encoding APC family permease: MSLRTFLFGRRLRSDEQEEQKIGPLRGVPVLGLDALASASYGPEAALTVLLALGALAPRYIGPLSAVVIGLLVIVYLSYRQTIAAYPDGGGSYAVASRNLGARPGLLAASALAVDYVLNVAVAISAGVGAIISAFPPLQPYTLPLCLGLLTLITIVNLRGVREAGLLFMLPTYLFVATLGVTIAVGVAKTLAAGGRPEPVTPPPPLAPAAAAAGLWLLLHAFASGCTAMTGVEAVSNGVPIFREPRAVNARRTLTAIIAILALLLAGIAFLSNAYGIGATRPGTAGYQSVLSQVVGAVMGRGAFYYVTLASVVGVLALSANTSFAGFPRLCRVLALDEYLPAEFAHLGRRLVYSQGIVILAVLAGALLVAFGGVTDRLIPLFAVGAFLAFTLSQAGMVAHWRREGGPHARRSSFVNAVGAAATAATLVVVVVAKFTEGAWLAVLVVPACLYLFLRIRRHHEAVDREVEVDGPLQLDEPPPPVIVVPLKRLDRVGRKALRLAASMSPDVHVVHVLTQEPNMDPLRAQWRDYVERPFREAGFSPPKLVEMPSAYREFFDPLLRYVRTLARENPGRYVGVFVPELVERRWYHFLLRSHRATLLKGMLLFRGGPRVVVINTPWYLREPEPNGDSPS, encoded by the coding sequence GTGAGCCTTCGCACGTTCCTGTTCGGCAGACGCCTGCGCTCGGACGAGCAAGAGGAGCAGAAGATCGGCCCGCTGCGCGGGGTGCCCGTGCTGGGGCTCGACGCGCTCGCCTCGGCCTCGTACGGCCCCGAGGCCGCCCTCACCGTGCTCCTGGCGCTCGGCGCGCTCGCCCCGCGCTACATCGGGCCGCTCAGCGCCGTCGTCATCGGCCTGCTCGTCATCGTCTACCTCTCGTACCGGCAGACGATCGCGGCGTACCCGGACGGCGGCGGCTCGTACGCCGTGGCGTCGCGGAACCTGGGCGCCAGGCCGGGGCTCCTGGCGGCCAGCGCGCTCGCCGTCGACTACGTGCTGAACGTGGCGGTGGCGATCTCCGCCGGGGTGGGCGCCATCATCTCGGCGTTCCCGCCGCTGCAGCCGTACACGCTCCCCCTCTGCCTGGGCCTGCTCACGCTCATCACCATCGTCAACCTGCGCGGGGTGCGCGAGGCCGGGCTCCTGTTCATGCTCCCCACCTACCTCTTCGTCGCCACGCTGGGCGTCACCATCGCCGTGGGGGTGGCGAAGACGCTGGCGGCGGGCGGCCGCCCCGAGCCGGTGACGCCGCCCCCGCCGCTGGCCCCCGCCGCCGCGGCCGCCGGCCTCTGGCTCCTCCTGCACGCCTTCGCCAGCGGGTGCACGGCGATGACGGGGGTGGAGGCGGTGAGCAACGGGGTGCCGATCTTCCGCGAGCCGCGCGCGGTGAACGCCCGGCGCACGCTGACGGCGATCATCGCCATCCTGGCCCTGCTCCTGGCGGGGATCGCCTTCCTGTCGAACGCCTACGGGATCGGGGCCACGCGCCCGGGGACGGCGGGGTACCAGAGCGTGCTCTCGCAGGTGGTGGGGGCGGTGATGGGGCGCGGCGCCTTCTACTACGTGACCCTGGCCTCGGTGGTGGGGGTGCTGGCGCTCTCGGCCAACACCAGCTTCGCGGGGTTCCCGCGGCTCTGCCGGGTGCTGGCGCTCGACGAGTACCTCCCGGCCGAGTTCGCCCACCTGGGGCGCCGCCTGGTGTACTCGCAGGGGATCGTGATCCTGGCCGTGCTGGCCGGCGCGCTCCTGGTGGCCTTCGGCGGAGTGACCGACCGCCTGATCCCCCTCTTCGCGGTGGGCGCCTTCCTGGCGTTCACGCTCTCGCAGGCGGGGATGGTGGCGCACTGGCGGCGCGAGGGCGGGCCCCACGCCCGGCGCTCGTCGTTCGTGAACGCCGTCGGCGCAGCGGCCACGGCGGCCACGCTGGTGGTGGTGGTGGTGGCCAAGTTCACCGAAGGGGCGTGGCTGGCCGTGCTGGTGGTGCCGGCGTGCCTGTACCTGTTCCTGCGCATCCGGCGCCACCACGAGGCCGTCGACCGCGAGGTGGAGGTGGACGGGCCGCTGCAGCTGGACGAGCCGCCGCCGCCGGTGATCGTGGTCCCGCTCAAGCGGCTCGACCGGGTGGGGCGCAAGGCGCTCCGGCTGGCGGCGTCGATGTCGCCCGACGTGCACGTGGTGCACGTGCTCACGCAGGAGCCCAACATGGACCCGCTGCGGGCGCAGTGGAGGGACTACGTCGAGCGCCCGTTCCGCGAGGCGGGGTTCTCGCCGCCGAAGCTGGTGGAGATGCCGTCGGCGTACCGGGAGTTCTTCGACCCCCTGCTGCGCTACGTGCGCACGCTGGCGCGCGAGAACCCGGGCCGCTACGTGGGGGTCTTCGTCCCCGAGCTGGTGGAGCGCCGCTGGTACCACTTCCTCCTGCGCAGCCACCGGGCCACCCTGCTCAAGGGGATGCTCCTGTTCCGGGGCG